The sequence below is a genomic window from Lolium perenne isolate Kyuss_39 chromosome 4, Kyuss_2.0, whole genome shotgun sequence.
acaactcctatctttccttaatagattttgggcttccgaaccttcttattcttcgagtattgggcctccagtaaaccccgggtactatcttcggcaggcccatttgggatgcctatgtcaccgccaccatcgcgaaactccgtttcgggggacagaagtctctgttccgacaccctgccgggacggggaagtgcccccggaagccatctccatcaacgccatcgcctccatcatgctccgtgagtagttcccccatggactacgggttctagctgtagctagttggtattctctcccccttgtacttcaatacaatgatctcatgagatgccttacatgattgagattcatctgatgtaatcggtgttgtgtttgttgggatccgatagattgttacattatgattagtctatctataaagtttgtgaagttattgttgctgcaatcttgttgtatttaatgcttgtcactagggcccgagtggcatgatcttagatttaagctctatacttattgcttagattgtatctacaagttgtttgcacatgtctatgtccggaacccgaggcccagagtgacagcaactgggataactagaggggaaggcttaggtatgaggatcacatgttttcaccaagtgttaatgctttgctccggtgctctactaaaaggagtaccttaattgccagtagattcccttgaggcccggctgccaccggttggttggacaaaagatgttgtacaagtttctcattgcgagcacgtatgactatatatggaaaacatgcctacatgattaataatcttgatgttctgtcttaatcctatttcaatcatatcaattgcccaactgtaatttgttcaaccaacacttgttattggagagttaccacaagTGTAGATAGCTGTGAACCCcgatccatctctcatcatcatacactagttcctatatgacattggaagtagtatcaactattttctggtgccattgcctctgtgttactattactgctactgtgttactattactattgctctcatattactgctgctttcacatcacccctgttactagtgcttttccaggtgcagctgaattgacaacttagttgttaaggcttataagtattctttacctccccttgtgtcgaattaataaatttgggttttacttccctcgaagactgttgcgatctcctatacttgtgggttatcaggcggCTGCAGTGGAGGCGGATTCATTGGCTGGcgcaaatggaggaggaggacgacgacgacgaggcggaGGCGAAGGAGAAGGACAACGATAAGGACGACTTCGACTGGTCCGTCGACGACGGGCCGAACTTGAAGGAGGCGGAGGCTGCATGAATCGATCCAATATATAGCACGTAAACCTTTTTTTTGAAAGCTATAGCACGTAACCTAGTTAGCAATAGGAGGGGAACAATCAAAATTGGAGCACTAGAAAAAGTAGTTGGACTGATCTTACTTGTGTCCTCCTAGGATCCGCATTCACCGGCGAACATGTTGTTCCAGAACACACGGTAGAGACGAGCTTCGTAGGCCTTCCGATCGGTGCGGGACTCCTCGGGTTTAACTTCCCGCTCCTTTTGTTTCCTCGCCCTAAATGCTACCAACGCCTCCTCACCGCCCATATCTAGAGTTTTCTTCCCCTTCCTCGACTCTGCCTTCCTGAACTAGCTAAGCTTGTTGTCACTAGTAGGGAAAACGTTACAGGGGAGCGCTCATTTGCAGCGCATCCGTCTAAACGCACGCGACTGGTATTAGTAGCCGCATGCCAAAAAGGTGCACGCGACTGGTACGCGTAATGGCAGCGTACCCAGGGTAGGGCACGCAACTAGTATGTGGAGCCAATTGTACTCGGATCAAAAAAGTACCCGTTACGCGTGCCCACGGGACCACGCAACTGCTATCTCCATACTAGTCGTGTGCGCCTTTACTCACCTACTTCCAATATATTGGGCTGCCGTGAATCAGCCAAAATACTAGTTGGCGTGTCTTTTTTGGGCACGCTGCTACTATCAACTTAGTAGCCACATGACTTTTTTGGTACCTACTACTAATCTCAGGATTTGCACCCCTGATCGATATCGCTTTTTCAGTTTTTTTGTAAATCATAGAAAATGATATaaaatattaaaaataaaatCGTTTGAGATGTTCATGTTTTATGCCATCTAGTGTTATCtaaataacaaacatgaattttaatatattatgcaaaatggtgtcatgtttcggtaaaacaacttttctggttgaatatgacctccgatgaaaaatttTAATATATGAAAATGTATATACACAAAATTTTACATCCGatttcttcttcttgttgaatGAATCAATGATGCGCTTGTTGTACTTGTCGGAGGATTGATTGGCGCCGGTGATGGGCAAAAGCTCACTTGCTTCCACACGCGTCGATGAGGCATTCGTCCTCCAAAGACTTCCACCTAGGACCACGAGTGCCACCGGTCCAACCATTCCTCGTCGTCACCGTGTcacgccggtgtcggcggcgatcagctcctcctcgacctcctcctcctcatcttcatcctcgTTGGCCCCTTCTTCATACTCGTCGATGGGAGGTTCGTAGCCGTAGCCATGGCGTATGAAGCTGGTGAGGATCTCGGCGCGGCTGGCTATTTACGCAACAAATAAACCTACTTTGAGTAGCTGACGATGTCTAAAATGCACATTACACTTGAAGAAAAGGAAAACTCGCGTTGTTGTCGCCCATGGACACGGAGGACGTGCTAGCGAACACCTGGTGAGCGCTCCTGGTCTCATCGGCGAAGAGGGTGCCGGGGAGGCCGGTGCCGTTAGTCACGTGGTCGTTGGTGCTTTCCGGGCGGCGCAGATCAGGCAACGAGTTCAGGTCGACGGGGAAGCAAAAGGCACCGCTGCCCCTCGGCGCCAAATCAGGCAACATGTCGATGAGGCACACTTCAGCGGCAGTCGCCGCTTTGGTGGCTTCGAGAGCGGCAATGCAGCGCCTTTTGCGGTCGGCTGTCACCGTGTAGCAGCGGAGTCTCTCCTCGTCCCACGCCTCCTGCGACACATGCGCCGACTTCACCTTTGGCGCCACGGTGCGCGCCTTCGGCTGCGCCTTCGCTGCCTTCACCGGAGCCTTTTTCTTCGGCGGCATGGCGACGGCGAGGGTTTTTTGGGTTGGAGTCTGCAGGATGGGATATGTAGCGGCGGGCCGGAGAAATGAGAGACGGAGGAGAAGGGGTTTGGGGGAAAATAATCTCCACATTTGGCAACTTATTTGTAGTCTTTCACATACACTATTAATTCTAAAGCGCATATCAGTTGTGACCCCTCCCGTGTCGCCCCCGCATGGTGGCCGGGGGATCCTAGATTCCGCCGCCCCTCCCACCCCTCCTCCGTCCTCCTCCCTCTCCGCCGCCACGGGGATAGGGCCGGGCAAAACCCTAGCAGCGCCGGCAGGGCATCTTTGGTTCCCTTGTGCGACAGGGTGGACGCGGTGGCACGCCTCTAGGCCATGGCATGGCGTTGCGTCGGGGGCCATGGCTGCGGCGCTCGGGCTCTGCCTGATCAACGTCGTGACGGGCGGTGAGGCGGCGATGCGCGTCTGGGTCGATGGCCGCTGGCCGGCTTCTTCAGGGCGCGAGGGCTGTGGGCGGCACGGGCTGCCTCCGTTCATCTCTACCTCTGATGGAGGTGATGGCGCGGTGGTGGTTGGGATCCAGGCTGATCAACGGCGGGCGGCATGGAGATGTCCTCCTCTCCTGTGGATCGGCCCCTTGGGCTGCATGTGCGGGTTTGTGAGGCGGGCGGCCGGTGAGAGCCGGGGTGCGACCTTGTCGCAGCCGATGATGGTGGCGTCATTGAtgtcgttaccttgttgaaggtgtCGTGGTTGTATATCTATCGCCTCTTTCGACATGTTTCGgtggaaaccctagatctgggtCTCCTGGATCGGATGATGGTGGCGCTATTAGTGCCGCTTACCCTCTAGGGCATCGTCATGGAACTCGTGATGCTTGGGGAGGTCTGCTGGTGGAATAGTGTTTCATCTACAAGTCGAAGGATACGGGTCTCGGTGGCGTGGTGCAGTGGGGTCTCGGCGACGGGTGTGTGATGGTTGACACGTGCAGTGAGAGGTTGCGTTGTCTGGCGTCGTGGCGTCGTCGGCAGCAGGAACGATGAAGATTGTGCGGATTTTTATCCTGAAGATTGCTCGGCGATTCGATGGAGGTGACGGTCGCTAAGAGTCTGTTAAACAGGATGTGTGCTCCCGTTTCACTTAGAGGATTTCTCGAGGTATGCAATGTTTTCAGTGCCTTGGCATATTTTTCACTCATTGTCAGGTGTAGCCGTGTAGGTGTTGTGGTGGGTTTGGTGTTTTTGATGTATAATCTTTTGTTAGATCTTTGCTGAATAAATTAATAAAAAACTGGAGCATAgcctccatttcaaaaaaaaagcaaCTCATTAAGGATTCGGTTTCTGAATAGAATGACGAGAACAGAGAGTTATAAACTATTTTATGACGGAATTGCTAAGTTTCAGCTAGCTGAGACGTAGCTTATGTTTCAGTCACGTGCTCTATCGTTGGATTTTATTTTTGCTTGAAGATTCATGTTTGCTGATCCTTATACTTTGTTTAGGTCCGCATCATGTAATTCGACTAAGAAATAAGTTATGTTTCAGTTGACTGAGACTTAGACACACACATTTTATAATGGTATAAAAGTTAAAAAGTATACGAATCAGCTAGCCACCCTAGTTCTCGGAAGTCCTTTCTGAATCCTCAAATTTCCAGGTCTCGTACAACCTTCAGTTTCCTTTAAAATCAACCCAAGAAAAAGCCTTTAAGAGTCTGTAGTCCGTCAAACACTGCCGCTTGGAAGATTTGCATTGAGTACGTACCCAGCGCGGATCGATCGAGGAGAGAAGGCTAATCCAGATCGGCGGCGACGACACTCGGTCGAGACCTTCGGGCGCCCGTCCACAGGTAGGTCGATCGATGGAACTAGAGGAGGTCCTCGCTGACCTTGCCGACCCTGCATACCCGGCGATGTTTCTGGAGTGTACTACCGACGAGGAAGAATCTCTAGCAGCAAGCGACGAGGAGGGAGACGAGGAATGGCACGAGGAAGCTTTTGTGGCATCGAGCGATGAGGAATCGCCCGAGGAGTCCTTCACCGACCCAGCCGCCTACGAGGCTCGCCTCTACCGTGATTTCTGGAACGATATGTTCGCCGGCGACGAACACGGTTCCTACGACACCCTAAGTaattaagcatctccatctctacCTTCATTCTCTTCTTTCACCTGAATTGCAACCTACAACCATGATCGAACATCCCAACTCAGATCTCAATTCTGTCATGCAGCTTCCATCCCTCCCATGTTTTTCACCGACCGTAGCACCCGTGACGACTATGTACACGAACAGCCAACATTACAGATCTTTTCGGTGAAAGTTACCGACATAACAGGGGGTCTAGAGTGGCCTCTCGACGTCTACGGCATGGTCGTTGTACGGGACGTGGTGGATCGCAACCGTAACATCATCTTTCATCGCAACAGAGACAACTGCCAAACAATCACGCAGGAGGTTTCTACATAGTCTTATAGCTACTTCACTCCTATAGAATTACTGAGTATTTGTTTCTAACTTTGACATATATGCAGGATCCATGTCTCGTGCTAACCGGTCCTACACGTGCCGTTGTCTTGTCCGTGCAAGCAGCGTTTGTCGAGGTTGATCTGAAGGTGAAAGGCACCACGGAATCTGAGGATAGAGACCTGAGCTTTCTAGCAGTGTCATACAAAAATGATGGCTCATCTAGTTCTTACGTCTTTGACCGCGTCGAGACTAGCAGACTTAGCACACTTGAGCTTACATTCGGGCACATCGTCAACTCTGTGGAGGCCACGATCAGTATGCAAGTCGTTCGTGGGAGCTGGCCACATGGTTTTCGTGGTGTATTCACGGCATGTACCACCGACATACATGGTTTGGATGTCTTGCTGTTGTCTTTTGGAGACGGTGAACTGCCTGTAGATGAGGAGGATGAGGTCAAGCTTTCGCGCCGTGTTGTTTCCGTTGAATTCTCTCGACCAATGGCAAGACGCAAGAAGGCCAACCGTAAGAAGCCAAAGCTCAAGATTTCTGGGCAGGCGCTACACATTGAAGGAGAGAGAGACGTGTTGAAGGATGATGCAGTTTTTACATCTAAGAAAAACGGCCGAAGCAAGCAGATGCTCAGGATTGGCTCATGTGAGATGGAAGTGACGGTGGCATGGTCTCTTCTATCGACCTTCAAATGCAGCTACGATTAGACTGATCTCAACTCAGCTTTTGAGCCGTTTTCTTTCCCTCTGGGATTGCTTTAGTTCCCGTGTGTAGTTTCTTTTTGTTGCTTGTGGAGGATGTCAGTTAAATTCTAAATACGCAGAGGTCCGATGTAACCTTCTATGAATTATAATACTTATGAGCTTGGTGCTATCTTATGATTTTAACGAAGCACCCTTCTATGTATGTTGCTGGTTGTTTCATTTTTGTATGTGGTTGCTTTGTGCCAGCTGCTTTCGGTTGCTAATTATACACCGTCTTGGTGCTTTTTTGCAGTCTTTCATGCTGGTATATGAATACAGGGGGTACATGTATCTAGATTTCAGATGGCACGTCAGGGTGCAAGTGGGACGCTCTGCGGGAGTCCGCGTATAAACCGCATGGGCCCACGACAATTAAGCAGGACTGACGCGGCAGCCTGCTAAGTAGAGATGCATTTTTGCGGCACCGCACGGCCCGCATAGTATGCACTAATCCGTGTCGTCTCAAGTCTTGAGCAAGCTTGCAATTGCTTTTCCGGCACAGCGCTGTCTCGCCTGACTGCCCTGACCCTGCGACGCAGATAGCTAGCTTGCAATTGCTTTTCCGGCCATTGATAATACCAAAGGATCAGCGAACAGTAACATCAAGCACAAACTGATCTGAGGACTGAGGCCGCCATTGACAGATCTCGATTTGCGTCTGCGGCAAAATCAACTACACTAGAAGCGCACGCGATAGAAGCGAGAGAGGACGGAGGAGGAGAAGAGCGTCGGAGGGGCGGTCATGGCGGCGCTCCGGTGGCGGGCGGAGCCGAAGGAGGAAGACGTCGCTCGGCACAGCCGCACAGGCGAATCCCTTTCCTTTTTTTCCAGAGTAAAATACATGGTTAGTACTTAAACTTGTTGACCAGGTTCGGATAGGTCATCATACTTAGAGAATACCAATTTACGGTAACTAAATACATGCAAAGGATCATCTACGGTCACTGGTGCTGAGAACGCCAAGTATTTGTCGATGTGGCACTCAAGTAGCCCACCTGTCAGCCCCTGCATGGTGTTATATTTTGCAGAAAAAACCCCAACTCGTACATCTTGTCTTTGAAAAGGGTATATTCTGTCCTATACCCCCACCTCCAGCTCACCCTGAGATGACCTTCCCAAAATTGGCGCAGACGTCGCCGGAGTACGCCGGCGTGGGTCAACCCGGCCATTTGAACTGCGTCCTCTCTCCTAGGTGAACAACACAATAGCtagctcacagcctcacatcggCACATCCGGACATGAACAACATCAGAtagcccgccgccgccacggcaGCATTCCGACGAGCAATGCGTCAGGAAGCTCGCGATATGGCGCCTTGACGACGTTGAGCTGCAACGCGGCGACGTCTAATACACACATCGAGAGGAGCTGGGAGCGCCGCCTGCTGGAGCGTTGATACAATTATTATCTATGTCGCCGCCGACGAGGCCACGCGTGCACCCCATGCTCTCCTTCACCCCGGGCTTCAAATTCCTATCCACCGCCGATGTAGATCGAACCCACGCGGACGAGGCCGCGACTGCGTTGGCCGAGCCGTCCGCCGCCACCAGCTGGAGCAGCGTGCCGCCGTCCATGCCCGATGCGCGCCTCTCCGGTGCGCCAGCTAAGACTGCGACGGCAAGGTCAACGAAGACAGTGAGGGTGCAGGCGTCGTGGAGGAGCGCCGCCGCAGTCCGTTCCCCGCCATCCCGGAGCTCCTCGGCCTCCAGCCTCTACTGGTGCCCAGGACCGCCTCCCCCGACCGCGGCCTGGCCCCTAGCCTCTCGTTCTGGTCGGCGGCGAGGTGGGCCGGGCGGCAGAGCGACggtggctccggtgagttgaggATTTTTTTAAGAAGGGGTGGgattctgctgtttttagttgaGGCTTTTTTTGCAAAAGAAACACACTGCTGAGACTGGTCAACACATTGCCACGTCACCAAATACAATGTTGTACAGGAAATGAGTGACCGTAGATGAATCTTCATGCGTATTTAGTCACCGTAAGTTGGTATTCTTTGAGTACGATGACCTATATGAATGCCTCCAACAAGTTCAAGTACTACCCATGTATTTTACTCTTTTTTCCACTACGCGGCAACTGCGGGCCGGCTTGCATACGCCGCttctttttttaattttccgTGGGAGCTCGCGTATGTAGTTAAGTGGGCCTAAATCTGCGGCGCCGCAGTCAGCCCGCTACCGCTTGCACCCTGAATGGCACGTGAAAGTTTACAAGCCTCAGAGTTGTAGGTTCCCAAAATGATACACCCTCCGTCACAAAATATAAGACGCGGTCGCTGGTCAATGACATAGAACTTTGACTATGGTTTGTATTTATAATATATCAACAAAATTTGTGAACTTATAAAAACGAAAGAGAATTGCACGATGAGTGCAAGGATACTATGTATACATTCCCAATTCATATAGTATTTTAGTATATATACTAGTGGCTAAAATTGTGCATCAAATACCGTGCGAATTATTCCCAAAATATAAATCATCATCAGTCCACACCGAGCACCACCTGAAGGAGTTATGTCGTAGAGGCAATAATAATAAGTGTTATTTATTATATATAACTTCATATTtattattaagtttattatttatGCTATAACTATTGTGTTTCTCAAATATGAGTTTCGAAGAAAAGCTCACAAGCATAGTAGAGAGATAATAAAAAGAAAGAAAGTTTCTACTCTTTGCTCCTAAATGTGGATAGCTCAAATAATGTAAGATGATCAAGCTTTTCTGACCATGCGCATTATTATTGTAACAAGGATGTTTGCCATGATTAGGGTACATTGTTTGACTTAACAATGGTACTGAAAAGACTCAAGCCACTAATACACTATGAGACATATTCATCGTTGTTAACAGCTTTATTTTTAAGTGTTATCTTATGTAAAAGTACTTACACAATGAACCGGGCCACTCATCAGCAGGTAATGGCCAAATGCTCCAGGTGAGAAAGAGATGGTTGGCACGAAGTGTCTCCTGGCAGCCCCACTCGTTAGCACGTAACTGCCAAAGGTTGACACAGCCCTACAAAACCACACTAGGCCTCTTATCCGACGACAAAGTGTTGTTTGTGCCTTTGTGGAGATTTGAGACGAGAGAGGGGAAAAGTGAGCAACCGTTTTTGAAGCTAGACAAAACGGGGAACAACTAAGAAGCGATTGGAACGAAAGAAAACCATTTTTATTCCATAAAGCGCCATATTTGAAGGTCGATAAAAGAGACCATTGCATTTATTCAAAAATAAAACCCTCTACAAATAAGATATAGTATGACTAAAAGCACGGAGCTTACCTCTAAGTGCATACATGGTGGGACCCACAGCTGGCGCTTAGGCAACAATTCTTACCCAGTCTGAGTTATAGGACGGGAATTCGGGAAAACAGGGTGACAACCCCATGCGATAATAAAATTTGTAAGGTCTGGTGTGGTGAGGCACCTAGTGTAATTGGGAACCAGCTTGTTCTAGATTCGGTTCTACGATAATATAGTTGCAGCATTTCTTCTAAAAAAGGGTGACAACCCCATGGGTAGATTGGCAGGGACGAGAATATTAAGTACATGTTTAACCATTGTACTACTATCCATTATGTATAACAATTTATCGAATATATATATGACAAAAATCATGAAAAAGAAAGTCCATGCAATGGAAAAAAAATATAATGTATCATGTTGAAACAAAGCAATTCGAGTGGCGACCACGATTTTTAGATTGGTTATTAGTCTTTCTCATGTGGTTATGTTCTaagagttgtgctcaaatctaaattaatgatacttccatTATTAATTTTGTGTGTGAATTAGTTGAGAAATTGAAATTGTCTATTTCATACACGAGATGATACCAAGCGCATTGTAGACATACACAATAGATAATCAAATTTTATGTGAAGGAAATTCTTCAGATACTACAGTCAATACCATTTCATGCATATATTGTCAACTTATTACCCAACTCAGCCTGCAAGACGCAATACAATCAGTTCAACTAATAGACAAGAAACCACTATTAAGATATTTGTTGGACCTTACGATTTAGAGATCTCTACCATATTGTACTTCATCCGTTCAAGAATAAATAACTTAGTTTTGTCTAGATAAGGATGTATATAAGTTGAGTTGTTTATTTTTTCAACCGAGAGGGTATTAAGGATACTAAAATAGACACTAAGCTAACACACATGTGcatacaaatatatgcatatACAATATATAATTTATGTAGTATTCAAAATATTATTTCAAGTTAACATATTTTTAAACATATGTGTTACATTTATCAAAACACAATGGTTTTAATGATAAACAATACAAATGTATTACTAAGAATGACATAATTAATATTAGCATCATTTTAAATGTGATTAACTTTGCAAACTAATATATAGAAAATTATGCTTGTTAAAACTGTAGTATGATAAAATTTAGGCATAACAAAGTATAATAGTTTGGTATAATATATTAATGTTAATAAAGTGATTGCTCAAAAGTGTATGAGGGCAGCGCACTAAGTAAGATAGAAAGTAAAATCGGTAAGAAGATAGCCCTAATCATAAAACTAGGCGTTGGTTAGGAAATGAATTGGTGATTACCATGGGGCATCGTCCAAAAACGGAGAGGACAGTGCTGTTGGTGTGCAGACGGGTTGACCTTCTTGACGCGTCCAAAGATCGAGCACCAACCCGCAGCACTGTTCACCCACCGAAACCCGTCAATGCTCTACACATACACGTAGCTTCTGTCGGGGTAGGGCCTAGGCGTGCCGTGGGGGGCTTCATCACCGGCGAAGGCATAGGGCGAGATTGGACGACTCGGTGTGCATGCACGCCCGCGCAAAGTGCAACAACGTCGCTTATGGGAGGCCCTAACCGGAAGAAACGTTAATGTGTCTTGCACCATTAAATTGTCTTACGAAAAAGGTAACAACAAAACTGTACAAATTAGTAATTACACCACCATCGTATAACTTTCATTCAACTTCTAACAAATGGCAACCGTTTAGGTTGTGAGGAGAGACCATGCCACGGTCACTTGCATCTTACATGTGTTGACCTTAATTGTATGTTGGCTTCTACCATTCTCTTTGGGCTTGAAATAGATATGATGTTCCACCTTACCATTTTTTTCATTGATACATTGTGCCTTGAGACAAACGATCAACTTTGGATTCCTAAGGTTTTCCTTGGGACGAACAAGTTCGACAGAAACAACACGGCGCGAAAGCTTGACCATGCGGCCATCAGCCATAGGCAATTCACCATCTTCAAAAACGAGCAGCGGGACTTCCATGCGATTAATGCTGGATGTCTTGGCGGTAAATACGCCTTGATAACCACATGGCCACCTCCCATCGATGACTTCCACCTTGATCGTGGCCTCGACAGAGTAAAGGATGTGACCAAATGTGAACTTGAGCGTACTGAGCTTGCTAGTCCAAACACGATGGATCACACATGATCTAGATGGGCTGTTACTAGTGTAACATGCTGCTAGAAGGCTTAAATCTTTGTCCTCGGACATAGTAGCGCCTTTCACTTTGAGATCGACCTCAAAGTAGACCGGATGGACGTTCACCACAACGGCTCGGCTAGGGCCGGCTAGTGCTAGACATGAATCCTTCATGCAAACACATTTATAATCTTAGCCAATGTTCAGATCAATATGCGTATTATAATATAATACGTACTAGTGGTGAGATGAGGTAGGAGAAAATGTACGGACCTCCTCGGTAAGCGTTTGAGAGTCATCTCGTTGAAGGTTGAAGATAATGTTACGGTTATGATCCACGACGTCCCGTACGGCAACCATACCGTAGACATCAATCGGCCACGGTAAGCCTCCCATTATCTCCTCGACTTGAACCGAGAAGATCTGCAAGGCCGGCTGCGTGCAGGCGAATGTGGAACGACGGTCGGTGAAACGCATTGGCGGGATAGACGCTGCGGTTGATTTACATATAATGTAGTAGTTAGTGGTAGAGAAATTTAGTAATTACTGGGTATGTAATGAATATATTGGGCGCGCGCCGTGCTTACTTGTGTCCTCGTAGGAGCCGCATTCGCCGGCGAGCTTCCGGTTCCGGGTGTCGCGGTAGAGACAAGCCTCGTAGGCATTGTTGTCTGTGTGGGACTCCTGAGGGTCATCTTCCTTCTCCCTTTCCCTCCTTGCCCAATATGCTGCTATCTTGGCGTCAAGCACATCCCCCTCAACGTCCATATTCGCTACAGTATTGCCTTCCTTGCCGGTATGTCTAGCTTAGATGCTGGACCCTGGTATGCAAGACTTAGATGCTGGACCCTGGTATTAATAGCGATGGGGGCGGGCTCCTGAGTACGGCCggtgtatatatatattatacgTACTATGCACGCTCGACTTTGTCCCTGTCTGTCCGAGCCGGATTCCTGTACCACGAAGATGAAGCTGTTGATGGCTTGATGCCGAAGTGGTGAGGAACTCGTCAGAGTGGTTCTCGGAGATCGGTGCGGCGTTCGGAGACGGCACTGTCACCGATCACGATCGTGATCATGCACGTCTTCAGGGTCAATCGAGACGAAACACTCGGACAATAAAAAAACATGATTCGAAACGTTTGCAGCAGATCGCGCTGAACTCGATCTGAtggaaattgtatatatattctCGATCTGATCCGTATATGTGTGGTGGAAAAGAATTAATGGAGCAGTGAGAATTAATTAATCCATGCATGGATGGATCAATTTCACGTGCACGTGCATGTATTCGCGTACTCTGGGTTTCGGCGTGAAAAAGCCGGCCGTCCTTCGCGTCCTCCTCTCTCCGGCCGGAAACGAGTCAGATTAGAAAAAAATAAAACCAAACCCGATTGATACAAGCAGCTAGCCGGGCTCGATCCGGCTCGGACAGGCAGCCGTGACGGCGAATCTCCCTAATCGCTATATAATTATGAGAACTCCCAGGGTCCAGACTCCAGACTAAACCCAAACCCAGAGGCcataggaggagaggagaggcggCAACGCAAGCtaagctagatcggcaaggcagaGGCGAgggaaggggaagaaagctccggCGCCGGCGCTGAATATGGGCGGCGAGGAGGCGTTGGCAGCGTTTAGGGCGAGGAGGCAAAAGGAGCGGGAATCTGAACCCGAGGAGTGCCGCACCGATCCCAAGGCCTACGAAGCTCGTCTCTACCGCCTGTTCTGGAACAACAATTTCGCCGCTGAATGCGGCTCCTACGAGGACACAAGTACGTAAGCACGTATGCTGCCCCCTGATGCGATCCATCTCTTCATGCATGCCTCTCAAGTCCTAGTTTAATTTAGGCTAGTGCCGCAATTTTGATTGCTCCCCCCTCCTATCGTGCACTAACCACGTTTACATACTATTGGGTTGACTCATGCAGCCTCTATCCGTCCCATGAGCTTCACCGACCGTCGTTGCACA
It includes:
- the LOC139830394 gene encoding uncharacterized protein — translated: MELEEVLADLADPAYPAMFLECTTDEEESLAASDEEGDEEWHEEAFVASSDEESPEESFTDPAAYEARLYRDFWNDMFAGDEHGSYDTLTSIPPMFFTDRSTRDDYVHEQPTLQIFSVKVTDITGGLEWPLDVYGMVVVRDVVDRNRNIIFHRNRDNCQTITQEDPCLVLTGPTRAVVLSVQAAFVEVDLKVKGTTESEDRDLSFLAVSYKNDGSSSSYVFDRVETSRLSTLELTFGHIVNSVEATISMQVVRGSWPHGFRGVFTACTTDIHGLDVLLLSFGDGELPVDEEDEVKLSRRVVSVEFSRPMARRKKANRKKPKLKISGQALHIEGERDVLKDDAVFTSKKNGRSKQMLRIGSCEMEVTVAWSLLSTFKCSYD